The following proteins are co-located in the uncultured Draconibacterium sp. genome:
- the trxA gene encoding thioredoxin, which yields MMAKFNNVINSSRPVLVDFYADWCGPCKQMPAILKQVKDELKEQVRIIKVDVDRNPLIATKYQIRSIPTLMLFKEGELIWTGMGVRSANEIKRLVKQQIAST from the coding sequence ATGATGGCAAAGTTTAATAATGTAATTAATTCATCGCGCCCGGTATTGGTTGATTTTTATGCCGATTGGTGTGGCCCGTGCAAACAAATGCCTGCCATTTTAAAACAGGTAAAAGATGAATTAAAAGAGCAGGTGCGAATTATTAAAGTGGATGTGGACAGAAATCCGCTAATTGCCACAAAATACCAAATAAGAAGTATTCCAACGCTAATGCTTTTTAAAGAAGGAGAGCTGATCTGGACAGGAATGGGAGTGCGGTCGGCCAACGAAATTAAAAGGCTGGTAAAACAACAAATTGCTTCAACTTAA
- a CDS encoding DMT family transporter, whose product MWAILGLASALFLGIYDIFKKQSLNNNAVMPVLFFSTVASATFFSPFIILSVKSPGLLTGTGLFVPQISPLEHVQVLIKSSIVVSSWVLAFFALKHLPITIVAPIRATGPLWTLIGALLIFHERLNLYQWGGIVITLAFFYLFSTAGKLEGIEFKRNKWIYFIIAGTLLGACSGLYDKFIIRRIDRVAVQAWFSVYQVVILLPFVLLNEKIRKRKNIRFEWRWTIPLIGLFLIIADYLYFYALSYEDSLISVISALRRGSVLIAFVIGGLIFREQNLKKKGAYLVGILVGILLITLGTLLS is encoded by the coding sequence ATGTGGGCAATATTAGGATTAGCATCAGCGCTGTTTTTGGGTATCTATGATATTTTCAAAAAACAATCGTTAAACAACAACGCGGTTATGCCAGTGTTGTTTTTTTCGACAGTGGCCAGTGCAACCTTCTTTTCTCCATTTATTATTTTGTCGGTAAAATCGCCCGGTCTTTTAACAGGCACCGGACTGTTTGTTCCGCAAATTTCTCCGCTGGAACATGTTCAGGTACTCATTAAATCCTCCATTGTTGTTTCGAGTTGGGTACTTGCGTTTTTTGCATTAAAACACCTGCCAATAACCATTGTAGCTCCCATTCGGGCAACCGGCCCACTTTGGACATTAATAGGCGCACTTTTAATTTTTCATGAAAGGCTAAACCTTTATCAATGGGGAGGTATTGTCATCACACTTGCTTTCTTTTACCTTTTCTCTACCGCCGGAAAGCTTGAAGGCATTGAGTTTAAGCGCAACAAATGGATTTATTTTATAATTGCCGGTACTTTGCTGGGCGCCTGCAGCGGTCTGTACGACAAATTTATTATCCGAAGAATTGATCGGGTGGCAGTGCAAGCATGGTTTTCGGTTTACCAGGTGGTAATTTTACTTCCTTTTGTTTTACTGAATGAAAAAATCAGAAAAAGAAAGAACATTCGATTTGAATGGCGCTGGACAATTCCACTGATCGGACTTTTTCTGATTATTGCCGACTACCTTTATTTTTATGCACTCAGCTACGAAGATTCACTTATTTCCGTTATTTCGGCTCTGCGAAGAGGAAGCGTTTTAATAGCATTTGTAATAGGTGGGCTTATTTTTCGCGAACAAAACCTTAAAAAGAAAGGCGCTTACCTTGTTGGAATATTGGTTGGAATTTTATTGATTACACTTGGAACCTTGCTTTCGTAA
- a CDS encoding outer membrane beta-barrel protein, whose amino-acid sequence MKTLLKSLLAFVLFFVVAQSQAQISVGGGLWYGSDISSIGISVNGKYAFNEKWSAAPAFTYFLEKDYVKWSALDFDANYAITDIENVGSLYGIGGLSVTFWKVDFGDTFGMGDYGIDLDASGSDVGVNLGLGLNVMASEKLAIAPEIKYTISDGGYLRIGAKILFGL is encoded by the coding sequence ATGAAAACTCTTTTAAAATCACTTTTAGCATTCGTCCTGTTTTTTGTAGTTGCCCAATCTCAGGCACAAATTAGTGTAGGTGGCGGTTTATGGTACGGTAGCGATATTAGCAGTATCGGTATTAGTGTAAACGGAAAATATGCATTTAACGAAAAATGGAGTGCAGCACCTGCCTTTACCTATTTTTTGGAAAAGGACTATGTAAAATGGTCGGCACTGGATTTTGATGCAAATTATGCAATAACCGATATTGAGAATGTTGGCTCGCTTTACGGCATTGGTGGACTAAGTGTTACTTTCTGGAAAGTAGATTTTGGGGATACATTCGGCATGGGTGACTATGGAATTGATTTGGATGCTTCAGGATCTGATGTGGGCGTAAATCTTGGTCTGGGATTAAATGTAATGGCGTCAGAGAAACTGGCAATTGCCCCCGAAATAAAATATACCATCAGCGATGGTGGCTATTTACGAATCGGTGCCAAAATATTATTCGGATTGTAA
- a CDS encoding DUF3592 domain-containing protein produces MKKQQSTFGTLLFACVFFVAGFLAYQHLTKPIAEEAEASKSWPQVQGVISFSELNKTRDSDGNDMYSASVQYSYSVDGKEYSGSNIRTVDGQTSVKGSVKKTLKKYETGTSVSVYYDPEFPNTAVLEPGTGFLFGMLLKLPLLFCIVSVLMVLKLFKRMLFGR; encoded by the coding sequence ATGAAAAAACAACAATCAACTTTTGGAACGCTGCTTTTTGCATGCGTATTTTTTGTAGCAGGCTTTTTGGCCTACCAACACCTTACCAAACCTATTGCCGAAGAAGCCGAAGCATCAAAAAGCTGGCCACAGGTGCAGGGTGTTATTTCCTTCTCTGAATTAAATAAAACACGAGACAGCGATGGAAACGATATGTATTCGGCTAGTGTGCAGTACTCGTATTCGGTAGATGGAAAAGAATATAGTGGCTCGAATATTCGCACGGTTGATGGTCAGACCAGTGTTAAAGGAAGTGTAAAAAAGACTTTGAAAAAATACGAAACCGGCACTTCAGTTTCTGTATATTACGATCCTGAATTTCCAAATACAGCAGTGCTTGAACCCGGCACCGGATTTCTTTTTGGAATGTTGCTAAAATTACCATTGTTGTTCTGCATTGTTTCTGTTTTGATGGTATTGAAACTTTTCAAACGAATGTTATTTGGCAGATAA
- a CDS encoding LytTR family DNA-binding domain-containing protein — MLHTPKEKLVLSTRDFYHLIEIENIIYCKSDNSYTTFYLNGGEEIKVSVSMKNVEQKLDSSTFIRPHQSYLVNIHHIKSIQKSSGGDLLLDNGKTITVSTRKKSEILHLLGDIKRIQV; from the coding sequence ATGCTGCACACACCCAAAGAAAAACTGGTACTGTCAACCCGCGATTTTTACCATTTAATAGAAATTGAAAATATAATTTACTGCAAAAGCGACAACAGTTATACAACCTTTTACCTCAACGGAGGTGAAGAAATTAAAGTTTCTGTTTCGATGAAAAATGTAGAACAAAAACTGGATAGCTCTACTTTTATCCGGCCGCATCAATCCTACCTGGTTAATATTCATCACATAAAAAGTATTCAGAAAAGCAGTGGTGGCGATTTGCTGCTCGACAACGGCAAAACCATTACGGTAAGTACCCGAAAGAAAAGTGAAATCTTACACTTACTGGGAGATATCAAGCGGATTCAAGTTTAA
- a CDS encoding OmpA family protein yields the protein MKRGILFIAPILFLFFTLSSEAQVKNVENEVEKQGTKRINHKIDTGIDKGFDAIEDGIGSLFGKKKKKNNKEAEQVETTLENTSEASEQQSAGQQTAQSPAMNVQWSKFDFVPGDEVIFEDAPSADEENGEFPSRWDLVSGQVEIANVNGENVMMFIDGTPEIVPYLKNSKDDYLPEVFTIEFDFYKPVEGNRISVYLYDDKNQEKVDHDMYMDISSGGVSEKLSDVTGDFPGIDYKNSDAARWIHVSIAFTKGKLKVYMDDTRVINIPHYEGNPTGLSLQAYWADLGEEKPYYFKNIRIAKGGVKYYDRVLSDGKIIVNGIRFDVNKASIKPESNGAINEIYELMQKQPELNFSVEGHTDSDGDDAFNQSLSEARAKAIKDRLINMGISSKRLKSAGWGESKPIADNGTAEGKANNRRVEFVKFEGSADAAIEGSASSGNSVFDKMDRKAINVNLEKLPESFNVPISNQSGMVNDVGTIIMYATGKGNLGKMEILDVDKSDNYKITVRYVTYNSNGSVHSQSDHLEIEGTFNCDLDEGKSEDVDRADADFQLGRQDKTTTTLYQIDESLLRVFPN from the coding sequence ATGAAACGAGGTATTTTATTTATTGCCCCTATTCTTTTTCTCTTTTTTACACTAAGCAGCGAAGCCCAGGTGAAAAATGTTGAGAACGAGGTTGAAAAGCAGGGAACCAAACGCATAAACCATAAAATTGATACCGGAATTGACAAAGGGTTTGATGCTATCGAAGACGGTATTGGAAGTTTGTTCGGCAAAAAGAAAAAGAAAAACAATAAGGAGGCAGAACAAGTGGAAACCACACTGGAAAACACTTCTGAAGCTTCGGAACAACAAAGTGCAGGGCAGCAAACGGCTCAGTCTCCGGCTATGAATGTGCAATGGAGTAAATTTGATTTTGTTCCGGGCGACGAAGTTATTTTTGAAGATGCGCCAAGTGCCGACGAAGAAAATGGAGAATTCCCGAGCCGGTGGGATTTGGTGAGTGGGCAGGTTGAAATAGCGAATGTGAATGGCGAAAATGTAATGATGTTTATTGATGGTACCCCCGAGATTGTACCCTACCTGAAAAATTCGAAGGACGATTATTTACCTGAAGTTTTTACAATAGAATTCGATTTCTACAAGCCAGTTGAGGGGAACAGAATATCTGTTTATTTATACGATGACAAAAACCAGGAAAAGGTTGATCATGACATGTACATGGATATTAGCTCGGGTGGTGTTTCTGAAAAATTGAGTGATGTAACAGGAGATTTTCCGGGAATAGATTACAAAAACAGTGATGCTGCACGTTGGATTCATGTTTCGATAGCGTTTACAAAAGGCAAACTAAAAGTTTACATGGATGATACACGTGTAATAAATATTCCGCATTACGAAGGAAATCCAACTGGACTTAGCTTGCAGGCATACTGGGCCGACCTGGGTGAAGAAAAACCATACTATTTTAAAAATATTCGTATTGCCAAAGGCGGTGTAAAATACTACGACCGTGTTTTATCGGACGGAAAAATTATTGTAAACGGAATTCGTTTCGATGTAAATAAAGCCTCCATAAAACCTGAAAGTAATGGTGCAATCAATGAAATTTATGAGTTAATGCAAAAACAACCCGAATTGAACTTTAGTGTTGAAGGGCACACCGACAGCGATGGCGACGACGCATTCAATCAATCGCTTTCAGAAGCACGTGCAAAAGCGATTAAAGATCGATTGATAAACATGGGTATTTCATCCAAGCGATTAAAGTCAGCAGGATGGGGAGAAAGCAAACCAATTGCCGATAATGGTACAGCGGAAGGAAAAGCAAATAACCGTAGGGTAGAGTTTGTGAAATTTGAAGGTAGCGCAGATGCTGCAATTGAAGGAAGTGCCAGTTCCGGGAATTCAGTTTTCGATAAAATGGACAGAAAAGCAATAAATGTAAATCTCGAAAAACTACCAGAATCGTTTAACGTTCCAATATCAAATCAATCGGGAATGGTAAATGACGTGGGAACCATAATAATGTATGCAACCGGCAAAGGCAATTTGGGTAAAATGGAAATTCTGGATGTGGATAAAAGCGATAACTACAAAATTACAGTGCGGTATGTAACATACAATTCAAATGGTTCGGTGCACAGTCAGTCTGACCATCTTGAAATTGAAGGAACTTTTAATTGCGATTTGGATGAAGGAAAATCGGAAGATGTGGACCGTGCTGATGCTGATTTCCAACTGGGACGCCAGGATAAAACAACTACAACTTTATACCAAATCGACGAATCATTACTTCGCGTATTTCCAAATTAA
- a CDS encoding LytTR family DNA-binding domain-containing protein, whose amino-acid sequence MIKTVIIDDEPAMQQVNSQLLAEYFPDVEQVGIADSIQTGVELILKENPDLVLLDIELKDGTGFQLLQKLKPYRFKVVFITGFHSFAIKAIKFSALDYIVKPVNEAEFQQAIQRAIDLIHSSVNTDAQLNVLMNSLQKETMSKKLVLRTAESLHVVDVSDIYFCKSDNSYTTFYFSDDEKILVSKSLKDYENLLTDYGFYRAHQSYLVNLNHIKKVDKTDGGFIIMKNKKEIPVSLRQMKKLILLLSNL is encoded by the coding sequence ATGATTAAAACAGTTATTATTGATGATGAGCCTGCAATGCAGCAAGTAAACAGTCAGTTGCTGGCAGAGTATTTTCCTGATGTTGAGCAGGTTGGGATTGCCGATTCAATTCAGACCGGAGTTGAATTAATTTTGAAAGAGAACCCTGATTTGGTATTACTTGATATTGAATTAAAGGATGGCACCGGTTTTCAGTTGTTGCAAAAATTAAAACCTTACCGGTTTAAAGTGGTTTTTATTACCGGTTTTCACTCGTTTGCCATAAAAGCAATAAAATTTAGCGCGCTCGATTACATTGTTAAACCTGTAAATGAAGCCGAATTTCAGCAAGCCATTCAGCGTGCAATCGACTTGATCCATAGTTCAGTGAATACCGATGCCCAGTTAAACGTTCTGATGAACTCGTTGCAGAAAGAAACAATGAGTAAAAAGCTTGTGTTGCGCACTGCCGAATCGCTTCACGTGGTGGATGTAAGTGACATTTATTTCTGTAAAAGCGATAACAGTTACACGACCTTTTATTTTAGCGACGACGAAAAAATTCTGGTATCGAAGAGTTTAAAAGACTATGAAAATCTGTTGACAGATTATGGTTTCTACAGGGCACACCAGTCGTACCTGGTAAATTTAAATCACATTAAAAAGGTGGATAAAACCGATGGTGGATTTATAATCATGAAAAACAAAAAGGAAATTCCGGTATCGCTGCGGCAAATGAAGAAATTGATCTTACTTCTGAGCAATTTGTAA
- a CDS encoding DUF3078 domain-containing protein: MRKLLTLLLLFPLISFAQTEAPKDTLWTTTGTATLNFSQVSLSNWAAGGKSSMSGVMIFNLAANYKKDKLSWDNTFDFRYGFLKEEDVDLRKSDDNIDISSKLGYQAKGNWNYAGMLNFKSQFAPGYNYPDTDNAISKFMAPGYLTLGLGMDYKTDNFSALLAPVSGKFTFVTDDALSEAGAFGVDPGSKTRSELGATVKFEYKTDIMKNVAFNTKLDLFSNYLDKPGNIDVDWTAKINMKVNDYLSANVVTQLIYDDDIDIIDPDTGEGSPKIQFMEMFGVGLTFKF, translated from the coding sequence ATGAGAAAATTGTTAACTCTATTGCTACTATTCCCGTTAATTAGCTTTGCGCAAACAGAAGCTCCAAAAGATACACTTTGGACAACTACGGGAACTGCCACTCTGAACTTTTCGCAGGTTTCGTTAAGCAACTGGGCTGCCGGTGGAAAAAGCTCGATGTCGGGTGTGATGATTTTTAATTTAGCAGCCAATTATAAAAAAGATAAACTGAGTTGGGACAACACCTTCGATTTTCGTTACGGCTTTTTAAAAGAAGAAGATGTTGATTTGCGGAAATCGGACGATAACATAGACATCAGTTCAAAATTAGGATATCAGGCAAAAGGTAACTGGAATTACGCAGGAATGCTAAATTTTAAATCGCAGTTTGCGCCTGGTTACAATTATCCCGATACCGACAACGCCATTTCAAAGTTTATGGCCCCCGGTTATTTAACACTTGGTTTAGGTATGGATTATAAAACCGATAATTTTTCTGCTTTACTGGCTCCCGTTTCGGGCAAATTTACGTTTGTTACCGACGATGCTCTTTCAGAAGCCGGTGCATTTGGAGTTGATCCGGGAAGTAAAACACGCAGCGAATTGGGAGCAACGGTTAAGTTTGAGTACAAAACCGATATCATGAAAAATGTGGCATTTAATACCAAACTCGATTTGTTCTCGAATTACCTGGATAAACCCGGTAACATTGATGTGGACTGGACGGCTAAAATCAATATGAAAGTAAATGATTATTTGTCGGCAAATGTTGTTACACAATTGATTTACGACGACGATATTGATATTATTGATCCCGACACCGGCGAAGGTTCACCAAAAATTCAGTTTATGGAAATGTTTGGCGTTGGCTTAACATTTAAATTTTAG
- a CDS encoding DUF6132 family protein, with product MEKIKQKRLALIFLVLGAIGGFLYWKFVGCTSGTCAIKSVWYWSTLWGAAVGYLIGDFISDIIKKIRTKKEVQQ from the coding sequence ATGGAAAAAATTAAACAAAAGCGGCTTGCTCTTATTTTTCTGGTGTTAGGCGCCATTGGCGGTTTTTTATACTGGAAATTTGTGGGTTGTACCAGTGGTACATGTGCCATTAAATCGGTGTGGTACTGGAGTACACTTTGGGGAGCTGCTGTTGGCTATTTGATAGGAGATTTTATTTCGGATATCATTAAGAAAATCAGAACGAAAAAGGAAGTACAACAATGA
- a CDS encoding histidine kinase, translating into MNHSITLKTAVVGFLLAVSVVCGIVPQIFALAPYSESDSLKTAYELRISNAVDSLGKLNANYDYARYLDEQDEVDESIHLLKQALKTAQNSEYHKEVAMVANYLAGVYIMRGDVEKSTTTYLEALQSAEITGNNTEIAKISMNLAGNYNFYGDYTNAIKYGLYALETKESSEDWVRICYHYMAMSNIFKETGNLEKREEYNLLAYKMKDVEGCASNTDIAKIYNGLGGIAEERLEHEKALAYYDTLMVFSKEVGFDQGIGTAFTNSSLIYMELNEYEKALEMVLEAEKYSDGTPYDTVFSNNCKTEIYMALGESQKALDLALENISKEEISYYSAERLKSLRFLYELNFQLKNYDEAYNWNDSLQAYEEYLRDEDVRSTMEDLETKYQTEKKEQQIELLTTENLLRKRVMQAAIVIVIILVLLVVLITYILQIRKKQAKYIQGELQQQVLRSQMNPHFIFNVLGSIQNYMLSNDSKKAAGYLSKFASLTRATLEYSSEDTIALSDEISMLQNYMELEQMRKPGVFEFRMEYDEELEVDFIQIPPMMIQPFIENAIKHGFKNIDYKGDLVISFADKMEFIEVLIQDNGTGIQREIDSGKQHRSMAMDIFEKRRKLIQHKFNKDFNFELINLTQSNSEETGVRVTLTIPVLNND; encoded by the coding sequence ATGAATCATTCAATTACATTGAAGACAGCTGTTGTTGGCTTTTTACTGGCAGTATCGGTTGTTTGCGGAATCGTTCCACAGATCTTCGCTCTTGCTCCGTACAGCGAAAGCGATTCTTTGAAAACAGCATACGAATTACGTATCTCGAATGCCGTGGATAGCCTTGGAAAGTTAAATGCAAATTACGATTATGCCCGGTATTTGGATGAACAAGATGAGGTTGACGAGTCAATTCACCTGCTGAAACAGGCCTTAAAAACAGCCCAAAATAGCGAATACCATAAGGAAGTTGCTATGGTGGCAAACTATTTGGCAGGTGTTTACATTATGCGCGGTGATGTTGAAAAGTCGACAACTACATATTTGGAGGCCTTACAAAGTGCTGAAATTACAGGGAATAACACTGAAATTGCTAAAATTAGTATGAATTTGGCCGGCAATTACAATTTTTATGGCGATTACACCAATGCAATAAAGTACGGTTTGTATGCCCTCGAAACAAAGGAAAGTTCGGAAGACTGGGTTCGCATTTGCTACCATTACATGGCAATGAGCAATATTTTTAAAGAAACCGGCAATCTGGAGAAACGCGAAGAGTACAACCTTTTAGCATATAAAATGAAAGATGTGGAAGGGTGCGCATCAAATACCGATATTGCCAAAATTTACAACGGACTGGGTGGAATTGCCGAAGAAAGACTGGAACACGAGAAAGCGCTTGCCTACTACGATACGTTAATGGTTTTTAGTAAAGAAGTTGGTTTCGATCAGGGAATTGGCACTGCTTTTACTAATAGCTCACTAATATACATGGAGTTAAACGAATACGAAAAAGCATTGGAGATGGTTTTGGAAGCCGAAAAATATTCGGATGGAACTCCCTACGATACCGTTTTTAGCAACAATTGCAAAACCGAAATATATATGGCTTTGGGTGAATCTCAAAAAGCTTTGGATTTAGCCTTGGAAAACATTTCGAAAGAAGAAATATCCTATTATTCGGCAGAGCGTTTGAAAAGTTTGCGCTTTTTATACGAACTAAATTTTCAATTAAAAAACTACGATGAGGCCTACAACTGGAACGATTCGTTACAGGCTTACGAGGAATATTTGCGCGATGAAGATGTTCGTTCAACGATGGAAGATTTAGAGACCAAATACCAGACAGAAAAAAAAGAGCAGCAAATTGAATTGCTGACCACCGAAAACCTGTTGCGAAAAAGAGTGATGCAGGCGGCAATTGTAATCGTAATAATTCTTGTTTTGCTGGTTGTATTGATTACTTACATTCTACAAATTAGAAAGAAACAGGCGAAATACATTCAAGGCGAATTGCAACAACAAGTGCTTCGTTCGCAAATGAATCCGCATTTTATTTTTAATGTTTTGGGCTCCATTCAAAATTATATGCTCAGCAACGATTCGAAAAAAGCGGCCGGTTATTTATCAAAATTTGCCTCTTTAACCAGAGCTACGCTTGAATATTCGTCGGAAGATACAATTGCGTTGAGCGACGAGATTTCAATGCTCCAGAATTACATGGAACTGGAACAAATGCGAAAACCGGGTGTGTTCGAATTCCGAATGGAATATGACGAAGAACTCGAAGTGGATTTTATCCAGATTCCTCCAATGATGATTCAGCCTTTCATCGAAAATGCAATTAAACATGGATTTAAAAACATTGATTACAAGGGTGATTTGGTAATTTCGTTTGCCGATAAAATGGAATTTATTGAAGTGCTTATTCAAGACAATGGGACAGGAATTCAGAGAGAAATTGATTCGGGCAAACAGCACCGCTCAATGGCGATGGATATTTTCGAAAAGAGAAGAAAACTGATCCAACATAAATTCAACAAAGATTTTAATTTTGAGCTTATAAATTTAACACAGAGTAACTCGGAGGAAACAGGTGTTCGGGTAACTCTTACTATTCCGGTACTTAACAATGATTAA
- a CDS encoding class I SAM-dependent methyltransferase: MEDLQNKFYSSISTFYSEIFPYNPMQLNFVQACVGKLHNKHILDIGCATGELAFQLAKAGSNVIGIDLNEDLLASVVGSSGIQSADSSAREPEFALPNPKFQKRNMLELKQDFQGGEFDAVLCFGNTLVHLNSDEEVLEMFEGVKTVVKPGGQFLIQLLNYDYIVGEQRSELPLIDTENIRFVRKYKFPEDGEHILFQTDLEIKAENKTVSNETTLLALKSAKLTELLESVGFKNIQLFANFKQEAFGGNHIPLVVSCQN, from the coding sequence ATGGAAGACCTTCAGAACAAATTCTACTCCTCCATTTCTACCTTTTATTCCGAAATATTTCCGTATAATCCAATGCAGCTGAATTTTGTGCAGGCCTGCGTTGGAAAACTACACAATAAACATATTCTCGACATTGGTTGCGCTACCGGAGAACTGGCATTTCAACTGGCAAAAGCAGGATCGAATGTTATTGGTATCGATTTAAATGAAGACCTGTTAGCTAGTGTTGTCGGGTCAAGCGGAATCCAATCCGCTGATTCCTCTGCACGCGAACCGGAATTCGCGTTGCCTAATCCTAAATTCCAAAAGCGGAACATGCTTGAATTAAAACAAGATTTTCAAGGCGGGGAATTTGATGCAGTGTTGTGTTTTGGAAATACGCTTGTGCATTTAAATTCGGACGAAGAGGTTCTTGAAATGTTCGAAGGTGTGAAAACAGTAGTAAAACCCGGAGGGCAATTTTTAATTCAACTATTGAACTACGATTATATTGTTGGAGAACAACGAAGTGAATTACCCCTGATTGATACGGAGAATATACGTTTTGTGCGGAAATACAAGTTCCCCGAAGATGGGGAACACATTCTTTTTCAAACCGATCTGGAAATAAAAGCGGAAAACAAAACGGTATCGAACGAAACCACTTTACTGGCACTAAAAAGTGCTAAGTTGACAGAACTTCTGGAAAGTGTCGGATTTAAAAACATTCAGCTTTTCGCCAACTTTAAACAGGAAGCTTTTGGTGGGAATCACATTCCATTGGTTGTAAGTTGCCAGAATTAG
- a CDS encoding TIGR00266 family protein, with amino-acid sequence MNSHEVDYKIGGHDIQYVEIELDPQETVIAEAGAMLYMKDGIEFQAKMGDGSEPEKGLFGKLLSAASRKISGESIFITHFTHRGFGKSHVAFAAPYPGTIVPIELAQMGGSVIVQRDAFLCAALGTKISMHFNRKLGAGFFGGEGFILQKLQGDGRAFIHAGGTVIEHELKGDMLRVDTGCVVGFQEGIDFSIEQAGSLKSMVFGGEGLFLATLRGTGKVWLQSMPISKLISQLSVGGSNSRKEDTGGLLNSLLEG; translated from the coding sequence ATGAATTCACACGAAGTAGATTACAAAATCGGAGGTCACGATATTCAATATGTTGAAATAGAGTTAGACCCGCAGGAAACGGTAATTGCCGAAGCCGGAGCCATGTTGTACATGAAAGATGGCATCGAGTTTCAGGCAAAAATGGGCGATGGCTCTGAGCCTGAAAAAGGCTTGTTTGGTAAATTACTTTCTGCAGCTTCCCGAAAAATTTCTGGCGAATCGATTTTTATCACGCATTTTACACACCGCGGATTTGGGAAAAGCCATGTCGCATTTGCTGCACCTTATCCGGGAACTATCGTACCAATTGAATTGGCACAAATGGGCGGTTCGGTAATTGTGCAACGCGACGCTTTTTTATGTGCTGCTTTGGGAACAAAAATCAGTATGCACTTTAACCGCAAACTTGGAGCCGGATTTTTTGGCGGCGAAGGTTTTATTCTTCAAAAACTTCAAGGCGATGGCAGAGCTTTTATACATGCCGGCGGAACAGTAATAGAACATGAGCTGAAAGGTGATATGCTTCGGGTTGATACCGGTTGTGTGGTTGGTTTCCAGGAAGGAATTGATTTTAGTATTGAACAGGCCGGCAGCTTAAAATCGATGGTTTTTGGTGGCGAAGGTTTGTTTTTGGCAACGCTGCGCGGAACCGGAAAAGTGTGGCTTCAGTCCATGCCGATCAGTAAATTAATCAGTCAGTTGTCGGTGGGCGGCTCAAATAGCCGGAAAGAAGATACCGGTGGCTTATTAAACAGTTTACTGGAAGGATAA
- the rpiB gene encoding ribose 5-phosphate isomerase B, translated as MNIAVGNDHAGYEMKLIILEWLEQEGYQVTNFGTDTPESVDYPDYVHPVASAVEKGEFKYGILVCGSGQGVSFTANKHQGIRAALCWKPEISVLARQHNNANILCLPGRFISPEESIEILKQFLNTPFEGGRHQNRISKVSICSACAI; from the coding sequence ATGAATATAGCGGTAGGAAACGACCATGCAGGTTACGAAATGAAGTTGATTATTTTGGAGTGGCTTGAACAAGAGGGGTATCAGGTGACAAATTTTGGAACTGATACTCCGGAATCGGTGGATTATCCCGATTATGTTCATCCGGTGGCCAGTGCAGTAGAAAAGGGAGAATTCAAATATGGTATTTTGGTCTGCGGAAGCGGGCAGGGTGTTTCGTTTACCGCCAACAAACATCAGGGAATTAGGGCCGCCTTGTGTTGGAAACCTGAAATATCGGTGTTGGCACGTCAGCACAACAATGCCAATATTTTATGTCTTCCAGGCCGTTTTATCAGTCCTGAAGAAAGCATTGAAATTTTAAAGCAATTTTTAAATACCCCATTTGAAGGAGGACGTCATCAGAACCGCATCAGTAAAGTGTCAATTTGTTCTGCCTGTGCCATATAA